One Scylla paramamosain isolate STU-SP2022 chromosome 5, ASM3559412v1, whole genome shotgun sequence genomic region harbors:
- the LOC135100422 gene encoding transmembrane protein 242-like, whose amino-acid sequence MRKSASPEKFKYEAAAFLTGIAGVSVLGGFGMTLGMAKKKDPNMFNKGMMGTRELREAGGALALRALGWGSLYAVAGFSVFCFSVWKLSGAKDLNDFRMKAGSVLPKIPKNDPPQSRTEFEGLTDFLQYIISEDERKKEARKASHDSTRGQ is encoded by the exons cTGCAGCATTCCTAACTGGCATTGCTGGAGTCTCAGTGTTGGGAGGATTTGGCATGACTCTTGGCATGGCCAAAAAGAAGGATCCTAACATGTTCAACAAAGGCATGATGGGAACCCGGGAGTTACGTGAGGCAGGAGGGGCCTTGGCTCTCAGGGCTCTTGGCTGGGGCTCCCTCTATGCTGTTGCTggtttttcagttttttgctTCTCAGTCTGGAAACTCTCAGGTGCTAAAGAT TTAAATGACTTCAGAATGAAGGCAGGAAGTGTTTTGCCCAAGATACCAAAGAATGATCCTCCTCAGTCCAGGACAGAGTTTGAGGGATTGACGGACTTTCTTCAGTATATCATTtcagaggatgagaggaagaaggaagcaagaaaagcaTCTCATGATTCTACTAGGGGACAATAG